In Hyla sarda isolate aHylSar1 chromosome 12, aHylSar1.hap1, whole genome shotgun sequence, a genomic segment contains:
- the LOC130296305 gene encoding keratin-3, type I cytoskeletal 51 kDa-like, which produces MSYSLRQSSSHQASGSSSRGYGGGAGGFGQHGSGVHAGAGFGQGLGFGGGHGGHGGHGGGFSSGSASYGHNVGAGSGSYGGSFGGGAASFGGVHGGGAASFGGVHGGGAGVYGGGHGGGAGVYGGHGGDSIFSGNEKQTMQNLNDRLASYLDKVHDLEEANAELERMIKEWYEKQRGHSSSGEKKDYSKYFQIIEQLKGQITTASNENASIVLQIDNARLAADDFKMKYENELALRQSVEADTNGLRRVLDDLTLSKSDLESQFESLIEEISFLKKNHEDELKGQHEQTVGDVNVEMNAVPGNDLTKTLNDMRAQYEAMAEKNRKDAEDQFNRMSEGLKKEITTGAQEVQTSKSEISELKRTLQALEIELQSQLAMKKSLEETLAETEGRYCMQIAQLQIHISGVEEQLALLRADIECQTAEYEDLLDIKTRLEAEIEMYRKLLEGEGGLGQTDRKTTPVPTRAPQTTPSRTGSGSGSSTGVKRTRRVKKVIDIIENGKVVRSDVVEENEEY; this is translated from the exons TAAGGCAGTCATCATCTCACCAAGCCTCAGGCTCTAGCTCCCGAGGATACGGTGGAGGCGCAGGTGGATTTGGTCAACATGGAAGTGGTGTTCATGCTGGAGCAGGCTTTGGACAAGGTCTCGGTTTTGGTGGCGGGCATGGCGGGCATGGTGGTCATGGTGGTGGTTTTAGCAGTGGATCTGCTAGCTATGGCCATAATGTAGGTGCTGGTAGTGGTTCTTATGGAGGAAGCTTTGGTGGTGGAGCAGCCAGTTTTGGTGGAGTCCATGGTGGTGGAGCAGCCAGTTTTGGAGGAGTCCATGGTGGTGGAGCAGGTGTTTATGGAGGAGGCCATGGTGGTGGAGCAGGTGTTTATGGCGGCCATGGTGGTGACAGCATCTTCTCTGGAAATGAGAAACAAACCATGCAGAATCTTAATGACCGCTTGGCCAGCTATCTGGACAAAGTCCATGACTTGGAAGAGGCCAATGCTGAGCTTGAACGTATGATTAAAGAATGGTACGAGAAGCAAAGAGGTCATTCCTCTTCAGGAGAGAAAAAGGACTACTCCAAGTATTTCCAGATTATTGAGCAGCTCAAAGGCCAG ATTACTACAGCCTCCAATGAAAACGCAAGCATTGTCCTGCAAATCGACAATGCCAGACTTGCTGCTGATGACTTCAAGATGAA GTACGAGAATGAGCTGGCTCTCCGCCAGAGTGTAGAGGCTGATACCAATGGCCTCCGCAGAGTCCTGGATGATCTGACCCTGTCCAAATCTGACCTGGAATCCCAATTCGAGAGTCTTATTGAAGAGATTTCCTTCCTCAAGAAGAACCATGAAGAT GAACTTAAGGGTCAACATGAACAAACTGTGGGTGATGTCAACGTAGAAATGAATGCAGTACCAGGCAATGATCTGACTAAGACCCTCAACGATATGAGAGCACAATATGAAGCTATGGCTGAGAAGAACCGCAAGGATGCCGAAGATCAGTTCAATAGAATG AGTGAAGGTCTGAAGAAAGAAATAACCACTGGCGCCCAAGAAGTTCAGACCTCCAAGAGTGAAATATCTGAACTGAAGAGGACACTTCAAGCTTTGGAGAtcgagcttcagtcacagcttgcTATG AAAAAATCACTGGAAGAAACATTGGCAGAGACCGAAGGACGCTACTGCATGCAGATCGCACAACTGCAGATACATATCTCAGGAGTGGAAGAGCAGCTGGCATTGCTCAGAGCCGACATTGAGTGCCAGACTGCCGAatatgaagatctgctggacattAAGACCAGGTTGGAAGCAGAGATCGAGATGTACCGCAAGCTTCTGGAGGGCGAAGG TGGTTTAGGACAAACCGACAGAAAAACAACACCAGTACCAACACGGGCCCCTCAAACTACACCTAGCAGAACCGGGAGTGGTTCAGGATCAAGCACAG GAGTAAAGAGGACAAGGAGAGTAAAGAAGGTCATTGACATCATTGAGAATGGTAAAGTTGTGCGATCAGATGTTGTGGAAGAAAATGAAGAATACTAA